Genomic segment of Nothobranchius furzeri strain GRZ-AD chromosome 12, NfurGRZ-RIMD1, whole genome shotgun sequence:
ggcttgccaacaccgggtcgggggagaggtcctacctcaagtggaggagtttaagtatctcggggtcttgttcacgagtgagggtaggagggatcaggagattgacaggtggattggttcagtatctccagtgatgcggacgctgagccgatctgtcatggtgaagagggagcggagccagaaagccaggctctcgatttaccagtcgatctacgtcccagtcctcacctatggtcatgagctttgggtaatgaccgaagtggccaaaatgagtttcctccgtagggtggccgggctcagccttagagatagggtgaggagcttggacattcgggagggacttggagtagaaccgctgctcctccggatcgaaaggagccagttgaggtggtttgggcatctggtcaggatgcctcctggccgcctcccctggggaggtgtttcgggcatgtcctgccagcaggaggcccctgggtcgacccaggacacgttggagaggttacatctccaatctggggtTACATCTCCGGTCTggaccgggaacgccttggggtcctgccggaggagctggtggagaaggccggggagaggacggtctggaggtccctagttgggatgctgcccccgcgacccggactcggataagtggaggaagatgacgacgaaaaTTAGCTTTCTTTTCTGCTTACCTCTCTTCAATCTTTCTACATGCAGAAAGCCATTTCTGGTTCCACAGGTTATGGGCCACGGTCCTGGAGTTTAAAGGCAGAAAAGTGTGTTTTCATGCTGTTTCTTCCAGCAAGTTCATAAGCAGTAGGTATCAGTCCCCAACACACagtaaaattaaacaaatcattgTCAGGTTGGCCAAGCAATGCAACAACTTACTGCTACCGACTTCAAAAGTGAATTCTAGGAAATCATAAATGTATACAAGCACGCCCTTAAAGATACATGAATTTGTGAGTGAATGAGTCAGAGTTCAGCTACTGATTACAGCTTAAAATGAACACTCACCAACAAACTCTGTTTCCTTATTGTAAAATAGTTTATTCACCAACTTAGACTTCATTCAAAAAGAAACAGGTCATTTTAAGTCTCACCTTTGCAGGTTCTAAACCAGAGAATCAAAGAAAAAGTCATCCAGACACTCATACCGCTTTAAAGAGGAAAAACAGGAGCATTAGCAACAGTCTTAACTTTTCCATTCTGCTAAATTCACTCCAGCAGCTTGAGAGAACAACTTTTTTCACAGAAACAAGAAGTGAcagtaaacaacaacaaagatgaagtacaagtcagctggaacagggggtgtttctcaatgtcaaggcaccttgcttacgaggacactgcccttccttggtcaaagaaaacagttaagtggaacagacttgcatcacgttaccgtggcttccacggcggtcacgtaacgtcacgtgacacgggagataacattatattttatacatattagattcaatataaatatacgagtcttttacattttaaattgtgtatatgtttattaaattcaaaatataagtgagttactacccgctagccaccgaagctgcaactactaagcaactaaccaatagataacttctttggatctaaaaaaaacattttaaattagctgacttacttttaaacttgaaaattgtccctgaagtagctgctggcttctgatccgctgtccttttgaaaataccgctgtgtattgtgggtaatttttgaccaaggctaggctacaagacacctcccgtgtatcctcgctcagctagctaaacggctaacaaatggagaacacactccTCGGTTGAAGGTGAACATTGCATTCGACTGGaagacgtcttggcggctcccgatgacgtatctcctaggcaacctgggcggggccaagacatcaaggcaaggttctttGGCATTTGGAAACACCCAGAAAGTAGCCTCAGACGGCAGGATGAAGATCTTATTTCCTTAACATCTCCataacatctctcctctgattggctaaaagcaatttgactctaccactgtctctgtttgctctgcaacgctgatgttcttATCATCCactaataactcaagcctgaaggagttctgccgtgttgtggagttgctaatgctaacagttagctgctactagccgagacgttctgctgtttcctgaacgctaaaccaacaacagccctccCCGTCGCAGGTCAAGATGAACGTGTCTGTTTTTTACTGTCCTGTCCAGCTATGAAGCAATCAGAACTGTTGTCTGAGTGCCGAAGACAAGCCTTACACTTTAATTCTCACAGGTGGTCAATAAGACTTATGCTAGCGGTCGTTTTTTCTTTGAaaaccagaatattccacttagaAAAGTTGAAGATATTTTGATGTACATGCTGTCCAGATGACTGCAACAGTTATCTGGTATTTATCGGGAACTTTGAAAGCTCTGCCAAACAACAGCCACCCAAATACCGGCAGCAAAGTGAATTTCAGAATCTTGTTGTTTCTAAACTTTTTCTCTGCAGCTCTTCTGGCGttctcctcctcttgtctccaaaGCTCCCTGATCTTCATGTTGAGTTCCTCTCCCTGGTGATGATTCTGGAGGTCCCTCTCTTTGGTATTGATAGCTTCACTTCTCTCTGCCAGGATGCTCAGCTGTCTCTCCCTGATCAGCCTCTCCTGATGTGGATAAAGCTGGGCGTGGTAGTGACCGCCTCCATTCAAGGCCACCAGGGTCTGGATCTTCTCCATTAAGTGCACCACCTGCGTCTGGTCCTCTGAGTTTTTGTTGTTGAAGACGTGGAAGCCACCACTACACTTACGTATGAAGCTGCGGAGGTTGTCGCCACTTTCCATGATGACGTCATTTATTGTTGTTCCTTCCAGTCGGTCTCCGTGGGTGAACAGGACGATGGTGTAGTCCCACACTCGGGGGCCAAACCTGGCTTCAATCAGCGTGTGGGTGTCTTGGTCCTCCTGCGTCATCCTTCCCAGAGGAACCACAAACACAAAGACATGAGGGCCTGGCTCCTGCAGCTTCACACGCTTCAGAATCTCTCGAACAATGACCTCTTTGTCTCGGTCCTTCTCAAAAAGCCCAGGTGTGTCGATGACAGCGACAGGCGTGTCCTCAGCCATCCCAACCTCCTTTTCACAGTCAACCGTGACTCTCTTCAGCTTCATGTCAGATTTAAACACCATTTTGTTGAGGATGGTGTTCCCACTTGAACTCTTGCCTGCTCCACTTTTCCCAAGAAGCATGATCCTCAAGGGTTCTGTGAAGGTGACCAATAAAACAattattatttcatttatttttgaCATTTGTTCCACTGACCATAAACCGCTGTGGCTGCCCCCTTTGTGTTTTAGCTTGCTCGTTAGCAGCCACATGTGATGGAAAGTTGCgtgaaaaggtaaaaaaaaaacttacaaaTCATCAGTTAATGCCCATGTTTAGCCAAACCGAAATTTTGATGTAGGGTGTCAGGCCACATAACACCATAATAGAAacccaccagggaggcgtccaggaggcatcctgaccagatgctcgagccacctcaactgtctcctctcgatgtggaggagcagcgaatctactccgagcccctcccggatgaccgagcttctcaccctatctctaagggtgagtccagacactctgcagagaaaactcattttggcagctTGTATCCTGGAAATGTCCCCAATGTCCACGTTATACTGCAGAGCcgcgtcaaccaacacagccccacaacatccagagccttaaggaactcaccCAGCTGGGGTCTTGCCATCTAGGAGCTTTTTGACCTCCTTAGTGACCTCAGCACcggagattggagagcccaacttaAAGTCCCAagcctctgcttcctcactgcctGAATCTAATCAGTTTGATCAGTGTGTGTTTTTTCTGTTTGCAACAAATGACTAAACACTAAATCAGTTACATAAATCTCAGCTCCTAGATGTATTGTTCTTGTATTACTGTTTCAATAATACTTTCTCTGTCTTTCATTTGGTTTTATACAGATCTTCTTTAGGCATTAACACAGTTTCTGTTACTTGATGACACAACATGACAAGACCAGAAGTAACAAAGAAAGATTATGTTTAAAAGCAGGGAAAAaaagtcaaggtcaaggtcaaggtaactTTATTAATATCCGCAGGTAAATTTGATCCTACAAAGTATTAGAAGTGAGAGGTTATTTCCACATTTACCATCAGGTCTCGTGTCCTGTTTCACtttggggacgtcatcagagctcATGGTAGAAAATGACTGAGGTCTCACAAAGACTTCCAGGTGTCGTATCCTTCAGATCAGAACTTATTGCAGGTTTTCTTCCTGTCCCTGATTCTAAAACGCTTTATGACTGAGTAAAGAAGTAAAACCCAGAAGTAATGAGAGTGAGAGTAACTGAGCAAACCTGTTGGGTGGGTTGTTCACCTTTGTACTCTTTAAGCTTAGGCGTTACTTAGAATTTTATACAACTTAGTCATTCCCAACTGAATAAAAACTCTAGGACACATCTGACAACATCGGTTCATTAGCCTGACAAACCATCCTTTGTGAAAATTTACATGCAGAATAAAATGATTTTGCTTCCGATGGTCTTGAGAGATCAGTTCATTTCTGCCCACGTATAGAGCAaactgcaggttagagactctgtgaagcaatgtttagagaaacataatagaaactcttTTTGAACAGTTTTTTCCACAAacgtaaattatttaggcttttagagtcatttttgtgagaaaggttaatgtttttttttttttttgccaaaccaagtgacatcagctgagggagtcctgctagcttaatccagagaaaaacatggattctaatgcggctctgacacagaggaaactgtaaatgtttataattctccTTCTGATGGacaaaaaccataaagttatgagtttgctgctcgccccagagagcagagacaaaccagagggagaaatcaTCGGCCAAAGTAGAGAGATTGTGCTGCGATGTGAGGAGAATAGCAGGTGAGTTaacgatgctagcttaaactcgtgtgctagcatcacaacattgtacagattactatcgtgtTCCAGACAATTACAAttgtatcggtcagttaatataatattaatactaatgagcgtctgtcagcggtctcatactcgttaatatccgttcacctaGCGTAGTTTAGCacttagagagagggagaaagacgcctgtcatccggttctggagctcaagcgggcttctgtgagctggatccgacccagacaccagcgtGCCAGTCCAGCtagtatttttaaaagctgcacatgatcctTTCCTGGAGGTCCAGGCggtggttctgatctggttccgacccggaaaccagctccactggcccgcgtctcttctggtggtcggttctgacctggttctgacggtgatctgagctccagaaatgtgcatttaattttttaaaccccaccaTGGGTCTCTGAAGCCCAGTGcggacctccctgacccggtaccgaccgatgtgggctacagaagtcccgtCTTCTCAGCTGCACAatacgccctcaggcacggagatagaggcgctGTTTCttttatctggaaacccgtggactcgatgtccagacaggctggagttggtacagccttcacacactctagtttatcaa
This window contains:
- the LOC107373661 gene encoding GTPase IMAP family member 7, which codes for MSSDDVPKVKQDTRPDEPLRIMLLGKSGAGKSSSGNTILNKMVFKSDMKLKRVTVDCEKEVGMAEDTPVAVIDTPGLFEKDRDKEVIVREILKRVKLQEPGPHVFVFVVPLGRMTQEDQDTHTLIEARFGPRVWDYTIVLFTHGDRLEGTTINDVIMESGDNLRSFIRKCSGGFHVFNNKNSEDQTQVVHLMEKIQTLVALNGGGHYHAQLYPHQERLIRERQLSILAERSEAINTKERDLQNHHQGEELNMKIRELWRQEEENARRAAEKKFRNNKILKFTLLPVFGWLLFGRAFKVPDKYQITVAVIWTACTSKYLQLF